The region GGGCGGACGCCCGAGCCGTTGGAGCGTACACGGTGCAGGTCGCCTACGACGACTACGCCGACGCACTTCGGGGGATGGGCGTCGACCCAAAGCCGGTCTGCTGAGCCCACGTTGGGCGTTCCCCGCCGCGCGGGGTAGCCCAATTTTGAAACATCTCGCGGTGCACCCCCTACCGGAGGGAGACGAACGTGGGACGACGCAGTTCATTCTCGATCGACATCTGCGGGCCCGCCGAGCGCACCGACCTGTTCACGTACCAGTGCGGTCGTGTGACACGGAGTTCAGCCTGCAGAAGACGCGTATGCTCGGTGTTCGGTGCCCGGACTGCCAGTCGATGGACGTTCGCGACGCGACCGAACGCTGAGGCGGCCTGCGACCCGTCATGCTCGGTCCGCGGGGCAGAGGGTGGTTGGTGTGTGTTTCTGCGTTCCAGAACACGGAGCGCCGCGAAACGGAGTGAGTGTTGAAAAAACCGATTCGGCCGTTAGTTGTTCGAGCTATCCAGTCCGAGGGCTGCGGCGGTGTCGAGCAGGCCGTTGCCTGACTCGTTGCTTGCAAGCCCGATATCCTCGGCGGTGCTGTTGAGCTGGCTCCGGGTCTCCGTGTTGGAGTAGCCGTTCGCCATCAGTTGGCCGGCTGCGCCCGCGACGTGCGGACAGGCCATCGATGTCCCGTTGAAGTAGGCGTAGCCGCCCGGAATCGAGGAGAGGATGCTCGTGGAGTCGGTGCCGTCATTGGCGCCGCCGGGCGCGGCGATCTCGACCTCCGGGCCCGTCGAGGAGTAGCCCGAGAGCGAGTCCGAGGGCGTCGTCGCGCCGACGGCCATGACCGTGCTGTAGACCGCGGGGTAGCCCACACAGTCCGTACAGGGACCGGAGTTACCCGCGGCGGCAACGATGAAGACGCCGCGGTCGTGGGCGTACTGGCACGCGTCCTTCAGCGCTTGCGAGCCCGAGGAGCCCCCGAGACTCATCGATGCCACGTCCCAGCCCTGATCAGCGGTGTACTCGACGCCGGCTGCGATATCCGAGAAGCTGCCCGACCCGCACTTGTCCAGCACTTTCACCGCGTGGAGCGTCGCCTGCGTGGAACTGCCGATGACACCCTGCCCGTTGTTGACGGCGTTAGCGATGCCTGCACAGTGCGAACCGTGGTCGTTGTCGTCGTCCCACGACTGGTAGCACGTGTTGTCTGCTGGTTTCGCCCCAAAGCGGCACCCGCCCTTCGTGCGACAGTCAACGAACGATTTGCCTGCGCCGAGGTTCTCTGCGAGGTCCGGGTGGTCCGAGTCGATCCCCGTGTCGAGAATAGCGATGTCGGCGCCCGCACCCGTCTCGCCGTTTGCGTGGGCCACGTCGGCGTCGGTGCGGTCTTGTCCCCACGGGAGCGTCTGTGCGAGCGCCTCCATGGTTCCGTTCTCCTCGACGTAGCGGATGTTGGGGTTGTTCTCTAGTGCGGTCGCCGCCTTCCGGGCGACGCGCATCGTGAGCGCGTCGAAGTTGAACTCCCGAACGACCTTGCCGGCGGCGTCGAGGGCGGCACCGCGGCCTTGCTCGTTCTCGTAGCCGACGTTGACCTCGACGGTTGCGTTCTCCGCGGAGGCGACGCCGGCCAATCCGGTGGCCGCGACTGCCCCGCTTGCTGCCTTCAGTACGGTACGTCGCCTCGCGTCAGCGTCATGGTCTGACATGGCAGGATTGAGAACCCTTCGGGTAGGTGTTAAACCTTCTGTTTTAATCCTTGTACTAATACTGGAACTAATCCCCTCTCGTGCCGAATGAACTGAAATTCCGGAGGTAGTGCTACGCTGCCTGACCTCGGCACGCTCGAGGTAATTGGCCACTAAGAGCGAGGTCGTGCACGGTGGGTCACCAGCATAGACAACCATTTCCCGGCTGTTCACCTACTGATAGTCATGCAGTTCGTGGGCTACGATGCGGGTGACGGCGGCCTCCTCCTCTCCCGTGGCGGCGAGGTGGAATTTGTCGACCTGACGCCCGGGACTGAACTCGCCTACACCCTCGGGGGCCGGCGCTGTGCGGGCACGCTCCACGATGGAGAGCACATCGCCTGCGACGCAGAAACGGCTCCCTACTGCGACGAGCACAGCCACGTCTGGGTCTGTGCCCGCTGTACGGGAGAGTGTCTGAAAGACGAGATGGACTGTTTCGAGGACCATGCGGTCTACCTCGCAGCCTTTGGTCCCGCTACGTTCAAGGTGGGCGTGACACGCGAGTGGCGCGTGGAGACTCGCCTCCAGGAACAGGGGGCTGACCGCGGCGCACACATCCGCACCGTCGACGACGGCCGCGCCGCCCGGCGCATCGAGGCTGGCATCGCCGAGCGCATTCCTGACCGCATTCGCGTGCCGACCAAACGCGAGGGGCTGCACCGTGCAGTCGACGATGAGGCGTGGCAGGAACTCCTGTCTGGGTTCGACCCAATCGAGACGTTCGAGTTCGATTACGGCCTGGATCTGACGGGGAAACCGATGGCCGAGACGATGGCTGCAGGAACTGTCCGCGGGGTGCAGGGGCGCCTGCTCGTCCTGGACCGCGGCGGGAGCACGTACGCCGTCGATATGCGCTCGCTCGTCGGGCACGAGGTAACAGCGGGGTCCCAAGCGCGGGAACTGCAGTCCAGTCTCGGCGCGTTCGACTGACGGCACCGCCGTGGGGCGACAGTTTATGGTCCCCGCGCCGGAACCCATGGGTATGATTCCGCTTGAGGATGCCGTCACTGCGCGACTCGAGTCTCACGGGGAGCGATTTGAGGTACTCGTCGACCCCGACGCCGCCCTCGCCATCAAGCGCGGCGAGTTCGACGGGGAACTGGAAGACGTCATCGCCGCAGAGGACGTGTTCGAGAACGCCTCACGTGGCGACCGCCCCGCCGAGACCGACCTCGAGGAGGTGTTCGGGACGACCGACCCGATGGAGATCATCCCGCAGATCATCACGAAGGGGGAGATTCAGATCACCGCCGAACAGCGCAAGGCGATCAAGGAGCAGAAACACAAGGCGCTGGTCAATCAGATTACCCGCAACGCGGTCAACCCCCAGATGGACAACGCGCCCCACCCGCCCGAGCGAATCGAGCGCGCACTGGAGGAGGCTGGCTTCAAAATCGACCCGATGGAACCCGTCGAGACGCAGGTCGACGATGCGCTCGAGCAGCTCCGACCGGTCATCCCCATCCGGTTCGACGAGGTGACCATCGCCGTCAACATCCCGCCGAACTACGCCGGGAGCACGCAAGCACAGGTGCGTCAGTTCGGAGAACTCGAACGTGAAGAGTGGCAGGCTGACGGCTCCTGGATCGGCGTCGTCACGTTCCCCGCAGGGATGCAAAACGAGTTCTACGACATGATCAACGACAAGACCAGCGGCGAAGCCGAGACCAACATCGTCCGCGACAAGGACGACATCAAAACGCGATAAGTGGCTGCTCCGATGAAGAAATTATCGCGGAGATCGTCGACCTCCTCAAGGAGCTCTCGGGTGGCGACGACGATGAACTGGATGTCGCGGGCCTGTTCTCCTACCGGGCCTGCTCGACCGCGACCGATTTTTGGCGGACTGTGCGCTACGCGTCGAAGCCTGAACAGTTGAGACGAAGAGAGAACAAAAGCGGCAGCGAAACCGGGGTCAGGCCTTCTTCCAGCCGAGGAAGAAGCCGCCGGTGAAGCCGGCGGAGATCGAGAGCGTCGAGAGAATTGTCTCCATCCACGAGGGGGGTGCACCCGAGGCCGCGTCCTGACTGGTGCCGATGATGCCGGCGCTCAAGCGACCCCAATCCACGGTCAGGATTTCCCGGGACTCGAGGAACTTGAACAGCGCTAGCTGCAACCCGACGAGGACAGCGATGACTTTCGCGATTTTCTTCGCCGCGAAACCGATTAGTCCGCCGATAACGGCCCCGGAGCCGGCCTCGACGCCAAGCTGTTGGAAATCGATGTTGAGCTGTAACAGCGGTACCGGATCCATGCGCTGTCCTGGGTCGCTCTTGCTTAAGTCGTTTGTGGGGTTGGGCTGCTCCCTGACAGTCGTGTCACCTCGCAGTTTTCACGAGCGCCGACGGTATCCGGAAAAATTCGTCTGCCTCGCGGCGGGCGTGGATGCCACTCCCGAGCGAGTCCGTCGCGCGCTCGATTCGTCGGTCGAGAACTGAGCGCAACAGAACACGTCACAAGACTCATACGCTATCGCGGTGGACTGTCCCCATGAACCGGTGGGTCCGACGACAGTTCAGACGGGCCTATGAGCGACTGCTTCGCCGCGAGGCAGATGGCGGCCCCGACCACGTCGCCATCATCCAAGACGGCAACCGGCGCTACGCCCGAGAACAGGGAGGCGACCCCTCTGAGGGCCACAGCGCCGGCGCCGAGACGACCGAACAGGTACTGGAGTGGTGTCAAGATCTCGGCGTGGAGGAGCTCACGCTCTATGCGTTCTCGACGGAGAACTTCGAGCGGCCACCGGACGAGCGTGAACATCTCTATGACCTGTTCTGTGAGAAGTTGGCCAAAATCGCCGACAACGAACGCATCCACGAGAACGAGGTTGCCATCCGGGCTATCGGCGATATCGACCGCCTCCCGGAGCGCGTGCAGGCCGCCGTTGCCGACGCCGAGGCGCGGACCGCCGAGTACGAGCAGTTCCGGCTGAACGTCGCCCTGGCCTATGGGGGACGCAATGAACTCCTCACGGCCGCCCAAGCCGTTCTCAAGGAGGTGCAGCTCGGGGTGCTCGATCCGTCCGATATCGACGAGTCGGTCGTCGACCGCCAACTCTACGACCGGGAGGTCCGGGACGTGGACCTCATCATCAGGACCGGCGGCGACGAGCGAACCTCCAATTTCCTGCCGTGGCATGCCAACGGGAACGAGGCCGCAGTCTACTTCTGTGCACCCTACTGGCCTGAGTTCTCCAAGGCGGATTTCCTTCGAGGCATCCGGACCTACGAATCCCGCGAGCGCTCGTGGCAGCGTACCCGACGAGAGCGTGCGGTGGCACTGGTCCAGGCTGTCGCCGAAGTGGAAGTCGCCGACGCCCGGACGGTGGCGGGACGGCTCCGCGAACAGCTTCCGGGGTCGGCCGCCGACGAGATGGACGCCGTGCTCGCGAGCGGTGAAAAGGGCGCGGAATGAACAGTATCGACGGTTTTCCGCCCTGACTACCGCCCGAACCGCCGTTTTCGGTCCTCAAACTCGAGCACCGCCCGCAGATAATCTCGCTTACGGAAATCGCGCCAGTTCACGTCCGTAAAGTAGAGCTCTGAGTACGTCGACTGCCAGATGAGGAAGTCCGAGAGCCGCTCGGCACCCGTCTTGATGAGCAGGTCCGGCTCCTCAGGGAACACCAGGTGGTCCGTTACCGTCTCTTCGTCGACCGCTTCTGGGTCGAGTTCGCCTGCAGCTACGTCGTCGGCCATCTCCTGGACGGCGCGGGCGAACTCCCCACGACCGCCGAGACCGATGTTGATGCGGACGGGCGCATCTGCACGTTCCTTACTTTCGGAATCACGGACAGCGACTGGTCGCGGGCTGTCGACAGCCTGGAGTTCCCGCTCCAGCGTCGGGACGACCGCTTCGTCAAGGACCGAGACGGAGACAGTGACCCGTTCGGCGCCGTAGTCGAACGCCCAGCCCAGAAACGAGGAGAGCGTCTCGTAGGCCCCCTGCTCCAGCAGGTCACGCTCGGTGATGACCAGCGCAACGTGCTTGGGACCATCCGTCTCCCGGAGTCGGTGGCGGAGGGCCAGATAGGCGTCGTACGCTCCCACGGCCGACCTGTCGGGGCGTCCGCGCAAAACACCTTCGTCCTCCGGCCAGCGTCGAGCCGGCTAATTCTGGGGGTAGAGACGCTCTTGGACCTGTATTTTGGCAGTTCGGATCCAGCATGGTGTCGAGAGGGTTAAGTGCGCGTCGCCGGAACCGGACGACGTGAACCGGAGGCTTACACGAGAAGGTGGCTTCGTCGCCGTCGCCGCCATCTCGGTCGCTGCGCCCCTGTTGGGGCCCGCGACGGTCGTTCCGTTCCTCCTCGTCGCTGGCGCAGCCGCGTTCGTCGTCGACGAAGGCCCGGTGTTCGAGCTGTTCGCGCGCCCCGCCGACCGCCGGGAGGGCCGACTCTACGGCCTTGCGGGGTTCAGCCTCGCCGCAGCCGTTCTGGCATTCCTCGCGACCGCACCGATGACCGACCCGCGCTACACCATGGGGCTGCCAGCGTTCGCCGCCAGCGTGCTGAGTGTCACTGTCGGCAATCTCGGCGCCCAGACCGTGCGTGAGACCCAGCCGGAGCCGTTCCTC is a window of halophilic archaeon DL31 DNA encoding:
- a CDS encoding Subtilisin (KEGG: hbo:Hbor_32310 subtilisin-like serine protease~PFAM: Peptidase S8/S53, subtilisin/kexin/sedolisin) produces the protein MSDHDADARRRTVLKAASGAVAATGLAGVASAENATVEVNVGYENEQGRGAALDAAGKVVREFNFDALTMRVARKAATALENNPNIRYVEENGTMEALAQTLPWGQDRTDADVAHANGETGAGADIAILDTGIDSDHPDLAENLGAGKSFVDCRTKGGCRFGAKPADNTCYQSWDDDNDHGSHCAGIANAVNNGQGVIGSSTQATLHAVKVLDKCGSGSFSDIAAGVEYTADQGWDVASMSLGGSSGSQALKDACQYAHDRGVFIVAAAGNSGPCTDCVGYPAVYSTVMAVGATTPSDSLSGYSSTGPEVEIAAPGGANDGTDSTSILSSIPGGYAYFNGTSMACPHVAGAAGQLMANGYSNTETRSQLNSTAEDIGLASNESGNGLLDTAAALGLDSSNN
- a CDS encoding hypothetical protein (KEGG: hbo:Hbor_20700 hypothetical protein), with the protein product MQFVGYDAGDGGLLLSRGGEVEFVDLTPGTELAYTLGGRRCAGTLHDGEHIACDAETAPYCDEHSHVWVCARCTGECLKDEMDCFEDHAVYLAAFGPATFKVGVTREWRVETRLQEQGADRGAHIRTVDDGRAARRIEAGIAERIPDRIRVPTKREGLHRAVDDEAWQELLSGFDPIETFEFDYGLDLTGKPMAETMAAGTVRGVQGRLLVLDRGGSTYAVDMRSLVGHEVTAGSQARELQSSLGAFD
- a CDS encoding Shwachman-Bodian-Diamond syndrome protein (KEGG: hbo:Hbor_18900 hypothetical protein~TIGRFAM: Ribosome maturation protein SBDS~PFAM: Ribosome maturation protein SBDS, N-terminal; Ribosome maturation protein SBDS, C-terminal), coding for MIPLEDAVTARLESHGERFEVLVDPDAALAIKRGEFDGELEDVIAAEDVFENASRGDRPAETDLEEVFGTTDPMEIIPQIITKGEIQITAEQRKAIKEQKHKALVNQITRNAVNPQMDNAPHPPERIERALEEAGFKIDPMEPVETQVDDALEQLRPVIPIRFDEVTIAVNIPPNYAGSTQAQVRQFGELEREEWQADGSWIGVVTFPAGMQNEFYDMINDKTSGEAETNIVRDKDDIKTR
- a CDS encoding FUN14 family protein (PFAM: FUN14~KEGG: hvo:HVO_1345 FUN14 family protein); this translates as MDPVPLLQLNIDFQQLGVEAGSGAVIGGLIGFAAKKIAKVIAVLVGLQLALFKFLESREILTVDWGRLSAGIIGTSQDAASGAPPSWMETILSTLSISAGFTGGFFLGWKKA
- a CDS encoding Undecaprenyl pyrophosphate synthase (PFAM: Di-trans-poly-cis-decaprenylcistransferase-like~TIGRFAM: Di-trans-poly-cis-decaprenylcistransferase-like~HAMAP: Undecaprenyl pyrophosphate synthase~KEGG: hvo:HVO_2315 undecaprenyl diphosphate synthase); its protein translation is MNRWVRRQFRRAYERLLRREADGGPDHVAIIQDGNRRYAREQGGDPSEGHSAGAETTEQVLEWCQDLGVEELTLYAFSTENFERPPDEREHLYDLFCEKLAKIADNERIHENEVAIRAIGDIDRLPERVQAAVADAEARTAEYEQFRLNVALAYGGRNELLTAAQAVLKEVQLGVLDPSDIDESVVDRQLYDREVRDVDLIIRTGGDERTSNFLPWHANGNEAAVYFCAPYWPEFSKADFLRGIRTYESRERSWQRTRRERAVALVQAVAEVEVADARTVAGRLREQLPGSAADEMDAVLASGEKGAE
- a CDS encoding undecaprenyl diphosphate synthase (TIGRFAM: Di-trans-poly-cis-decaprenylcistransferase-like~KEGG: hbo:Hbor_07320 undecaprenyl diphosphate synthase~PFAM: Di-trans-poly-cis-decaprenylcistransferase-like); protein product: MGAYDAYLALRHRLRETDGPKHVALVITERDLLEQGAYETLSSFLGWAFDYGAERVTVSVSVLDEAVVPTLERELQAVDSPRPVAVRDSESKERADAPVRINIGLGGRGEFARAVQEMADDVAAGELDPEAVDEETVTDHLVFPEEPDLLIKTGAERLSDFLIWQSTYSELYFTDVNWRDFRKRDYLRAVLEFEDRKRRFGR